One genomic segment of Pseudonocardia sp. T1-2H includes these proteins:
- a CDS encoding CE1758 family FMN-dependent luciferase-like monooxygenase — translation MQFGIFTVGDVTTDPTNGTTPTEQERIRAMVRYAEHAEAVGLDVFSTGEHHNPPFVPSSPTTLLGYIAGRTKTLVLSTSTTLITTNDPVKIAEDFAMLQHLAGPERVDLMLGRGNTGPVYPWFGQKMSDSVPLTVENYQLLRRLWDEEVVDWQGRFRGPLQGFTSTPRPLDGVAPFVWHGSIRTPEVAEIAAYFGDGFFANNIFWPAQHYVRLIDLYRQRFEHYGHGRANQATVGLGGQFFMRRNSQDAWNEFRPYFDEAPVYGHGPSMEDFTSQTPLTVGSPQQVIDRTLTFREHFGDYQRQLFLLDHAGLPEKVVLEQLDLLGEILPTLRAEFESRRPADVPSNPPTHAERVAAKAAAVEQVATAV, via the coding sequence ATGCAGTTCGGAATCTTCACGGTCGGGGACGTCACCACCGACCCGACGAACGGCACCACGCCGACCGAGCAGGAGCGGATCCGCGCGATGGTCCGCTACGCCGAGCACGCCGAGGCCGTGGGCCTGGACGTCTTCTCCACCGGCGAGCACCACAACCCGCCGTTCGTGCCGTCGTCCCCGACGACCCTGCTCGGCTACATCGCCGGGCGCACGAAGACGCTCGTGCTCTCGACGTCGACCACGCTGATCACCACGAACGATCCGGTGAAGATCGCCGAGGACTTCGCGATGCTGCAGCACCTGGCCGGCCCGGAGCGCGTCGACCTGATGCTCGGCCGCGGCAACACCGGCCCGGTCTATCCGTGGTTCGGGCAGAAGATGTCGGACTCGGTGCCGCTGACGGTGGAGAACTACCAACTGCTGCGCCGCCTCTGGGACGAAGAGGTCGTGGACTGGCAGGGGAGGTTCCGCGGGCCGCTGCAGGGGTTCACCTCGACCCCGCGCCCGCTCGACGGCGTCGCCCCGTTCGTGTGGCACGGCTCGATCCGCACGCCCGAGGTCGCGGAGATCGCCGCCTACTTCGGCGACGGCTTCTTCGCGAACAACATCTTCTGGCCGGCCCAGCACTACGTCCGGCTGATCGACCTCTACCGGCAGCGCTTCGAGCACTACGGGCACGGCCGCGCGAACCAGGCGACGGTCGGGCTGGGCGGGCAGTTCTTCATGCGCCGCAACAGCCAGGACGCGTGGAACGAGTTCCGGCCCTACTTCGACGAGGCCCCGGTCTACGGCCACGGCCCGTCGATGGAGGACTTCACCTCGCAGACGCCGCTGACCGTCGGCAGCCCGCAGCAGGTGATCGACCGGACGCTCACGTTCCGTGAGCACTTCGGGGACTACCAGCGCCAGTTGTTCCTCCTCGACCACGCCGGCCTGCCCGAGAAGGTCGTGCTCGAGCAGCTGGACCTGCTCGGGGAGATCCTTCCGACCCTGCGGGCCGAGTTCGAGTCCCGCCGCCCGGCGGACGTCCCGTCGAACCCGCCCACGCACGCGGAGCGGGTCGCGGCGAAGGCCGCGGCGGTGGAGCAGGTGGCCACGGCCGTCTGA
- the mftD gene encoding pre-mycofactocin synthase MftD (MftD, an enzyme found in the mycofactocin biosynthesis locus, performs an oxidative deamination of 3-amino-5-[(p-hydroxyphenyl)methyl]-4,4-dimethyl-2-pyrrolidinone (AHDP). The resulting compound, now called pre-mycofactocin (PMFT), is a biologically active redox cofactor that can oxidize the non-exchangeable NADH of TIGR03971 family SDR-type oxidoreductases.) — protein sequence MASTSEWFETVAEAQRRAKKRLPKSVYMALIAGTDKGITVSDNVDAYSELGFRPHIANLPAERSQATTVLGQDIALPVIISPTGVQAVHPEGEVAVARAAAGAGTAAGLSSFASRSIEDVAAVNDKVFFQMYWVGSREQLLARAMRAKKAGAKALIMTLDWSFSNGRDWGSPPIPEKIDLKAAVQFAPEVLRKPRWLLDFVRSGKLPDLTTPNLAIDGEPAPTFFGAYYQWMTTPLPTWEDVAWLREQWDGPFMVKGIMHPDDARRAVDAGATAISVSNHGGNNLDGTPASIRVLPGIADAVGDQIEVLLDGGIRRGGDVVKALALGAKAVMIGRAYLWGMAANGEAGVANVLEIMKQGIDAGLLGLGKSSIHELTRDDLLIPENFAVGTKS from the coding sequence ATGGCCAGCACGAGCGAGTGGTTCGAGACGGTCGCCGAGGCACAGCGGAGGGCCAAGAAGCGCCTGCCGAAATCCGTCTACATGGCGCTGATCGCCGGCACCGACAAGGGCATCACGGTGTCGGACAACGTGGACGCGTACAGCGAGCTGGGCTTCCGCCCGCACATCGCGAACCTCCCCGCGGAGCGCTCGCAGGCGACGACGGTGCTGGGCCAGGACATCGCCCTCCCCGTGATCATCTCCCCGACCGGCGTGCAGGCCGTGCACCCCGAGGGCGAGGTCGCCGTGGCCCGGGCCGCGGCCGGCGCCGGCACCGCGGCCGGACTGAGCTCGTTCGCGAGCAGGTCCATCGAGGATGTCGCCGCGGTCAACGACAAGGTCTTCTTCCAGATGTACTGGGTGGGCAGCCGCGAGCAGCTGCTGGCCCGCGCGATGCGCGCGAAGAAGGCCGGCGCGAAGGCGTTGATCATGACTCTGGACTGGTCGTTCTCCAACGGCCGGGACTGGGGCAGCCCGCCCATCCCGGAGAAGATCGACCTCAAGGCGGCCGTGCAGTTCGCGCCCGAGGTCCTCCGCAAGCCGCGCTGGCTGCTGGACTTCGTGAGGAGCGGCAAGCTGCCGGACCTCACCACCCCGAACCTCGCGATCGACGGCGAGCCGGCGCCCACCTTCTTCGGCGCCTACTACCAGTGGATGACGACCCCGCTGCCCACCTGGGAGGACGTCGCCTGGCTGCGCGAGCAGTGGGACGGCCCGTTCATGGTCAAGGGGATCATGCATCCGGACGACGCGCGCCGCGCCGTCGACGCCGGGGCCACCGCGATCTCGGTGTCCAACCACGGTGGCAACAACCTGGACGGCACCCCGGCCTCGATCCGGGTGCTCCCGGGCATCGCGGACGCGGTGGGCGACCAGATCGAGGTCCTGCTCGACGGCGGCATCCGCCGCGGCGGCGACGTCGTCAAGGCGCTCGCGCTCGGCGCCAAGGCCGTGATGATCGGCCGCGCCTACCTGTGGGGCATGGCCGCCAACGGCGAGGCGGGCGTCGCGAACGTCCTGGAGATCATGAAGCAGGGGATCGACGCCGGTTTGCTCGGCCTGGGCAAGTCGTCCATCCACGAGCTCACCCGGGACGACCTGCTGATCCCGGAGAACTTCGCGGTGGGCACGAAGTCCTGA
- a CDS encoding DUF6328 family protein has translation MQILFGFLLTLSFSERFTRLDGFQHTVFVVTLTAAALASTLLVAPVAAHRVAFQRGRKRELVRWAHQLALAGLGALALTLSSGLLLVLDIAVGRAVASAVTGAMLVATLVLWVLVPLHLRR, from the coding sequence GTGCAGATCCTCTTCGGCTTCCTCCTCACGCTGTCGTTCAGCGAGCGCTTCACCCGCCTCGACGGCTTCCAGCACACGGTCTTCGTCGTGACGCTCACGGCCGCGGCCCTGGCCTCGACACTGCTGGTCGCACCCGTCGCGGCACACCGCGTGGCCTTCCAGCGCGGCCGCAAGCGGGAACTGGTCCGGTGGGCGCACCAGCTCGCCCTGGCCGGCCTCGGCGCCCTCGCTCTCACCCTCTCGTCCGGGCTGCTGCTCGTCCTGGACATCGCGGTCGGGCGCGCGGTCGCGTCGGCGGTCACCGGCGCGATGCTCGTCGCGACGCTGGTGCTCTGGGTGCTCGTCCCCCTGCACCTGCGGCGCTGA
- a CDS encoding MEDS domain-containing protein: MRVAGELGEARGYGLQDHLCFVFDAPAEFDRQARLFLAEGLERGCRVLYVGDSPPSAAELAGARPGAVRVAPAAATYGAGPVVDPRGQVREYAAAVAEALTYGFTGHRGVLLLAELGRGWGGEIVLRNAPYGTRKLIGLLEPKGVRVEVAA; this comes from the coding sequence GTGCGTGTGGCCGGTGAGCTCGGCGAGGCCCGAGGCTATGGCCTCCAGGACCACCTCTGCTTCGTCTTCGACGCCCCGGCCGAGTTCGACCGGCAGGCCCGGCTGTTCCTGGCCGAGGGGCTGGAGCGGGGCTGCCGCGTGCTCTACGTCGGCGACAGCCCGCCCTCGGCGGCGGAGCTCGCGGGGGCCCGGCCCGGTGCGGTCCGCGTCGCTCCCGCGGCGGCGACCTACGGCGCCGGCCCCGTCGTCGACCCGCGGGGTCAGGTGCGCGAGTACGCCGCCGCCGTCGCGGAGGCCCTGACCTACGGGTTCACCGGCCACCGCGGCGTCCTGCTGCTGGCCGAGCTGGGCCGTGGGTGGGGTGGCGAGATCGTGCTCCGCAACGCGCCCTACGGCACGCGCAAGCTGATCGGGCTGCTGGAGCCGAAGGGCGTCCGCGTCGAGGTGGCGGCGTGA
- a CDS encoding sensor histidine kinase, with amino-acid sequence MRSGAAAGHTGYFHEAAFYGSDEEFLAIVLPFLREGVAAGEPSVVTLGEVNAGLLRSALAPAEAAALRFVPGDLQYARPARAIRAYRSMFGEVVQEGAKQIRVVGDVPHPGFGVAWDEWARYEAAVNHTYDPFPVWGLCPYDVRTAPAGVLADVRRTHPHVATTDGGHLANPEFADPVALLRDELMTPCPAEPGSPQVELHGPTPAEARRALRALVARGNGALDDSAVEDLLVAVSEAVDNAWSHGIPPVGLRLWHHGHRLVATVTDRGRGPRDPYAGLLPAAGSATAGLGLWMTHQMCDSVTHHRDPDGFTLRMTAGR; translated from the coding sequence GTGAGGTCGGGTGCCGCGGCGGGGCACACCGGCTACTTCCACGAGGCCGCCTTCTACGGTTCGGACGAGGAGTTCCTCGCGATCGTGCTGCCCTTCCTGCGGGAGGGCGTCGCGGCGGGGGAGCCGTCGGTCGTCACCCTGGGCGAGGTGAACGCGGGCCTGCTCCGGTCGGCGCTCGCGCCGGCGGAGGCCGCCGCGCTCCGGTTCGTGCCGGGGGACCTGCAGTACGCCCGGCCGGCGCGGGCGATCCGGGCCTACCGTTCGATGTTCGGCGAGGTCGTCCAGGAGGGTGCGAAGCAGATCCGGGTGGTCGGCGACGTCCCCCATCCCGGGTTCGGGGTGGCCTGGGACGAGTGGGCCCGCTATGAGGCGGCCGTCAACCACACCTACGACCCGTTCCCGGTGTGGGGCCTGTGCCCCTACGACGTGCGGACCGCGCCGGCGGGCGTGCTGGCGGACGTGCGGCGGACCCATCCCCACGTGGCCACCACGGACGGCGGACACCTCGCCAACCCGGAGTTCGCCGACCCGGTCGCCCTCCTGCGGGACGAGCTCATGACGCCGTGTCCCGCCGAACCCGGCTCGCCGCAGGTCGAGCTGCACGGGCCGACACCGGCCGAGGCCCGGCGCGCGCTGCGTGCCCTGGTCGCGAGGGGGAACGGCGCCCTCGACGACTCGGCCGTCGAGGACCTGCTCGTCGCCGTCAGCGAGGCGGTGGACAACGCCTGGTCGCACGGCATCCCTCCGGTCGGGCTCCGGCTGTGGCACCACGGCCACCGGCTCGTCGCGACCGTGACGGACCGGGGCCGCGGCCCGCGGGACCCCTACGCCGGCCTGCTCCCGGCGGCCGGCAGCGCGACGGCCGGGCTGGGGCTCTGGATGACCCACCAGATGTGTGATTCGGTGACGCACCACCGGGACCCCGACGGCTTCACCCTGCGGATGACCGCGGGACGGTAG
- a CDS encoding glycosyltransferase — MTRIDAVGVVVPAHDEQDRIGACLTAVVDALAALPDRVVTRVCVVLDRCSDRTEDRAREAARLPLVDLVPNRVRVTVGEVRNHGVARLLARLGGVPAERTWLLSTDADTVVPRTWALDHLRHADRGADVVAGLVDLDDPAALSPIALRRYARLIEAGADVGGGHGHAYAANLGVRAASFLRVGGFPVVAHGEEHALLQRLRAHGHRVVSPSDVRARTSARRRGRAEGGLADLLDSLHELPA; from the coding sequence GTGACGCGGATCGACGCCGTCGGGGTCGTCGTCCCGGCCCACGACGAGCAGGACCGGATCGGGGCCTGCCTCACGGCCGTGGTCGACGCGCTCGCCGCGCTTCCGGACCGGGTCGTCACGAGGGTGTGCGTGGTGCTGGACCGCTGCTCCGACCGCACCGAGGACCGGGCCCGGGAGGCCGCCCGCCTTCCACTCGTCGACCTGGTCCCGAACCGGGTCCGGGTGACCGTCGGCGAGGTGCGCAACCACGGCGTCGCCCGGCTGCTGGCCCGCCTCGGAGGCGTCCCCGCCGAACGGACCTGGCTGCTCAGCACCGACGCGGACACCGTCGTCCCGCGGACGTGGGCGCTCGATCACCTGCGACACGCGGACCGGGGCGCGGACGTCGTCGCGGGGCTGGTGGACCTCGACGACCCGGCCGCCCTCTCCCCGATCGCGCTCCGCCGCTACGCGCGGCTGATCGAGGCCGGGGCGGACGTGGGCGGCGGGCACGGGCACGCCTACGCGGCGAACCTCGGCGTCCGGGCGGCGTCCTTCCTGCGGGTCGGGGGCTTTCCGGTGGTCGCGCACGGCGAGGAGCACGCCCTGCTGCAACGGCTGCGCGCGCACGGGCACCGGGTCGTCTCCCCGTCGGACGTCCGGGCCCGCACCTCCGCCCGCCGCCGGGGCCGGGCGGAGGGCGGACTGGCGGACCTGCTGGACAGCCTGCACGAGCTGCCGGCGTGA
- a CDS encoding PIG-L family deacetylase: MSRAVGGPTVPDPLDAPGLWRDAIGHHAPRTMSPPTGRLVVVAAHPDDETLAAGGYVRAAHAAGCTVEIVIATDGEGAFPDATAAAQAALGRTRRRELEDALGVLGAEDVPVHWLGLPDSGLEEVESTLAKELEPLLRHADAYLAPWSGDPHPDHAAAGRAAAVAAPVTAHGWGYPIWALAWERPEQDRIPWSRAYLHVMSEADRAAKRAAIGRFTSQLEPAPDGGPPILPAEVLRLFDTERELFFREPRATSAPADRFATLYSGGDGDPWQTRTSWYEIRKRAVLLACLPHARYTHAAEPGCGTGALTRELAGRCDAVTASDYTAQAVAATAEATRGLAGVTVEHRALPDPAALPAGIDLAVLSEVLYYLSAADLDATVDRLADAVVAGGDVLVAHWRGWPAEAPQDAEATHRRLREDPRFDILLEHTDAEFLVHVLRRR, from the coding sequence ATGAGCCGCGCCGTCGGCGGACCGACCGTGCCCGACCCGCTCGACGCGCCCGGCCTCTGGCGCGACGCGATCGGCCACCACGCGCCCCGGACGATGAGCCCGCCGACCGGGCGGCTCGTGGTCGTCGCCGCCCACCCCGACGACGAGACCCTCGCCGCCGGCGGGTACGTGCGGGCCGCGCACGCCGCGGGCTGCACGGTCGAGATCGTGATCGCGACGGACGGCGAGGGCGCGTTCCCGGACGCGACGGCCGCGGCCCAGGCCGCACTCGGCCGCACCCGCCGCCGCGAGCTGGAGGACGCGCTCGGCGTCCTCGGCGCCGAGGACGTCCCGGTGCACTGGCTGGGCCTGCCGGACTCGGGCCTCGAGGAGGTGGAGTCGACGCTGGCCAAGGAGCTGGAACCGCTCCTGCGGCACGCCGACGCCTACCTTGCGCCCTGGTCCGGCGACCCGCACCCGGACCACGCCGCCGCCGGCCGGGCGGCGGCCGTCGCCGCGCCCGTCACCGCCCACGGCTGGGGCTACCCGATCTGGGCGCTCGCCTGGGAACGCCCGGAGCAGGACCGAATCCCCTGGTCACGCGCCTACCTCCACGTCATGAGCGAAGCGGACCGGGCGGCCAAGCGCGCCGCGATCGGCCGCTTCACCTCGCAGCTGGAACCCGCGCCGGACGGCGGCCCGCCGATCCTGCCCGCCGAGGTGCTCCGCCTCTTCGACACCGAGCGCGAGCTGTTCTTCCGCGAGCCCCGGGCGACCAGCGCACCCGCGGACCGCTTCGCGACCCTCTACTCCGGCGGCGACGGCGACCCGTGGCAGACCCGCACGAGCTGGTACGAGATCCGCAAGCGTGCGGTCCTGCTCGCCTGCCTGCCCCACGCCCGCTACACCCACGCCGCCGAGCCGGGATGCGGGACCGGGGCACTGACCCGCGAGCTCGCCGGCCGCTGCGACGCCGTCACCGCATCGGACTACACCGCGCAGGCCGTCGCCGCGACCGCCGAGGCGACGCGGGGACTCGCGGGTGTCACGGTCGAGCACCGGGCCCTGCCCGATCCCGCGGCGCTGCCCGCCGGGATCGACCTCGCCGTCCTCAGCGAGGTCCTCTACTACCTTTCCGCCGCCGACCTCGACGCCACCGTGGACCGGCTGGCGGACGCGGTCGTCGCGGGCGGGGACGTCCTCGTGGCGCACTGGCGCGGTTGGCCGGCGGAGGCCCCCCAAGACGCGGAGGCCACCCACCGACGGCTGCGCGAGGACCCCCGATTCGACATCCTGCTCGAGCACACGGACGCGGAGTTCCTGGTCCACGTGCTGCGCCGCCGGTGA
- a CDS encoding acyl-CoA dehydrogenase family protein — MLSRILVDMIRGHRPGPGALDPTARTSPVAGFPSRGEDRGRPARPAARRTARPGDVPVHGTGPVRAPRPVRAAPVRGTAPERLAGLLREGGLDLPRPGHGATAARWATLARWGRSDLPLARLAEGHADAVAILDDAGGTPEPGMLYGVWAARSGGTGGELTGGAGAWKLRGTVRFCSGAHDLDRALVVASGPSGMRLVDVRLDDPGIRRIDDSWNTAGMRASDTLDVEFHGVAVADDALLGDPGFYTDRPGFWWGGAGVAAVWLGGAAGIVDDLFALLRDRGPDPHQLAHAGALHAALQATDALLVRTAEQIDADPKSDHRTAAWTARAVAEQTCRTVLDVAPRVAGVAALSRGGTLAQRLADLGVYVRQHHGERDLAALGAAVLATGDLATRDLAIGAPVTETRGAGGRDGSAAR, encoded by the coding sequence ATGCTTTCCAGAATCTTGGTGGACATGATCCGGGGGCACCGCCCCGGCCCGGGGGCTCTGGACCCCACCGCCCGGACATCTCCGGTGGCGGGCTTCCCGTCCCGCGGTGAAGATCGAGGGAGGCCGGCTCGGCCCGCAGCTCGGCGCACCGCTCGACCAGGAGATGTCCCTGTTCATGGAACCGGCCCCGTTCGCGCTCCTCGACCCGTCCGCGCCGCCCCCGTCCGGGGTACCGCCCCCGAACGGCTCGCCGGCCTCCTCCGGGAGGGCGGGCTGGACCTACCCCGCCCCGGCCACGGTGCGACCGCCGCGCGGTGGGCGACACTCGCCCGCTGGGGCCGCTCCGACCTCCCTCTGGCCCGGCTCGCCGAGGGCCACGCGGACGCCGTCGCGATCCTCGACGACGCGGGCGGCACCCCCGAGCCCGGCATGCTCTACGGCGTGTGGGCCGCGCGGTCCGGGGGCACCGGCGGCGAGCTCACCGGCGGAGCCGGTGCCTGGAAGCTGCGGGGCACGGTGCGTTTCTGCTCCGGCGCGCACGACCTCGACCGGGCCCTGGTCGTCGCGTCCGGCCCGTCGGGCATGCGGCTGGTCGACGTGCGCCTCGACGACCCGGGCATTCGTCGGATCGACGACTCCTGGAACACGGCCGGGATGCGCGCCAGCGACACCCTGGACGTCGAGTTCCACGGTGTCGCCGTCGCGGACGACGCGCTGCTCGGCGACCCCGGTTTCTACACCGACCGGCCCGGCTTCTGGTGGGGTGGCGCGGGCGTGGCCGCGGTGTGGCTCGGTGGTGCCGCCGGGATCGTCGACGACCTGTTCGCCCTGCTCCGGGACCGTGGACCGGACCCCCACCAGCTCGCCCACGCCGGGGCCCTGCACGCCGCCTTGCAGGCCACGGACGCGCTGCTGGTCCGGACCGCGGAACAGATCGACGCGGACCCGAAGTCGGACCACCGGACGGCGGCGTGGACGGCGCGGGCCGTGGCCGAGCAGACCTGTCGCACGGTGCTGGACGTCGCCCCGCGGGTCGCCGGAGTGGCGGCGCTGAGCCGAGGTGGGACGCTGGCTCAGCGGCTCGCCGACCTGGGCGTGTACGTCCGCCAGCACCACGGCGAACGCGACCTCGCGGCCCTCGGCGCAGCGGTTCTGGCCACCGGGGACCTCGCTACCCGGGACCTCGCCATCGGGGCCCCCGTGACGGAGACCCGGGGTGCGGGCGGCCGCGACGGATCGGCGGCCCGATGA
- the pruA gene encoding L-glutamate gamma-semialdehyde dehydrogenase translates to MDAVTTVPEPANEPVRTYAPGTAERESLQNKVAELRGAGIELTQTIAGHRRMAGGERFDVVEPHLHSSVLGTSANATDADVADSVRAARDAARDWAALPFDERAAIFLRAADLLAGPWRDTLNAATMLGQSKSVQQAEIDAACELIDFLRFNVHYARRVLAEQPRSVPGEWNRMDYRPLDGFVVAIAPFNFTAIAGNLPTVPALMGNTVVWKPTPTQQFAAHFTMRLLEAAGLPPGVINMVTGDGLAVSRVALTDPGFAGLHFTGSAATFKTLWRRIGENLDRYRSYPRIVGETGGKDFIVVHPSADPAPLTTAFVRGAFEYQGQKCSAASRAYVPRSLWRGGLRDELAEVTRSLRYGDVADFANFGGAVIDARAFDRHRAALDRAKNTDSLEVLVGGGCDDSVGWFVDPTVLVGTDPLDEAFTTEYFGPILAVHVYDDDAWPETLDLVDSTSPYALTGAVFATDRAAVEDAHRALRHAAGNFYVNDRPTGSIVSRQPFGGSRASGTNDKAGSMLNVQRWTSPRAIKETMVPPIGHTYPHMG, encoded by the coding sequence ATGGATGCCGTCACCACCGTTCCGGAGCCGGCGAACGAGCCGGTCCGCACCTACGCCCCCGGCACCGCCGAGCGGGAGTCGCTGCAGAACAAGGTCGCCGAGCTGCGCGGCGCCGGGATCGAGCTGACCCAGACCATCGCCGGACACCGCCGGATGGCCGGTGGCGAGCGCTTCGACGTCGTCGAGCCGCACCTGCACTCGTCGGTCCTCGGGACGTCGGCGAACGCCACCGACGCGGACGTCGCCGACTCGGTCCGCGCCGCCCGGGACGCCGCCCGGGACTGGGCCGCCCTCCCCTTCGACGAGCGCGCCGCGATCTTCCTGCGCGCCGCGGACCTGCTCGCCGGGCCGTGGCGTGACACGCTCAACGCCGCGACGATGCTGGGGCAGTCGAAGTCCGTGCAGCAGGCCGAGATCGACGCCGCCTGCGAGCTGATCGACTTCCTGCGCTTCAACGTCCACTACGCCCGCCGGGTGCTCGCCGAGCAGCCGCGTTCGGTCCCCGGCGAGTGGAACCGGATGGACTACCGCCCGCTCGACGGCTTCGTCGTCGCCATCGCACCGTTCAACTTCACGGCCATCGCCGGGAACCTGCCGACCGTGCCCGCGCTGATGGGCAACACGGTCGTCTGGAAGCCGACGCCCACCCAGCAGTTCGCCGCACACTTCACGATGCGCCTGCTCGAGGCGGCCGGCCTGCCGCCCGGCGTGATCAACATGGTGACCGGCGACGGCCTCGCGGTCTCCCGCGTCGCGCTCACCGACCCGGGCTTCGCGGGCCTGCACTTCACCGGCTCGGCCGCCACGTTCAAGACCCTCTGGCGGAGGATCGGGGAGAACCTGGACCGCTACCGCAGCTACCCGCGGATCGTCGGCGAGACGGGCGGCAAGGACTTCATCGTCGTCCATCCCTCCGCCGACCCGGCCCCGCTGACCACGGCGTTCGTCCGCGGCGCGTTCGAGTACCAGGGCCAGAAGTGCTCGGCCGCCTCGCGCGCGTACGTGCCGCGGAGCCTCTGGCGCGGCGGCCTGCGGGACGAGCTCGCCGAGGTCACGCGCTCGCTGCGGTACGGCGACGTCGCGGACTTCGCGAACTTCGGCGGCGCCGTGATCGACGCCCGCGCGTTCGACCGGCACCGCGCCGCCCTGGACCGCGCCAAGAACACGGACAGCCTGGAGGTCCTCGTCGGCGGGGGCTGCGACGACAGCGTGGGCTGGTTCGTCGACCCGACGGTCCTGGTCGGCACGGACCCGCTCGACGAGGCGTTCACGACCGAGTACTTCGGCCCGATCCTCGCGGTGCACGTCTACGACGACGATGCGTGGCCGGAGACGCTCGACCTCGTCGACTCGACCAGCCCGTACGCCCTGACCGGCGCGGTCTTCGCGACCGACCGCGCCGCGGTGGAGGACGCGCACCGGGCGCTGCGGCACGCCGCCGGCAACTTCTACGTCAACGACCGCCCGACGGGGTCGATCGTCTCCCGCCAGCCCTTCGGCGGCAGCCGGGCCTCGGGCACCAACGACAAGGCCGGCTCGATGCTCAACGTCCAGCGCTGGACGAGCCCGCGCGCGATCAAGGAGACCATGGTGCCGCCGATCGGGCACACGTACCCGCACATGGGCTGA